In a genomic window of Mucilaginibacter sp. KACC 22063:
- a CDS encoding NADH-quinone oxidoreductase subunit C, protein MEEIKNLLTAKFGSDIITGEEAGMLQPALLIDPARIAEVCLELRDNEATYFDFLACLSGVDYGIDAGKFGVVYNLSSIPYKTQLTLKVIKEHGRDINDLPSFPSLSSVYRTAEWHEREAFDLVGIYFEGHPDLRRILLPDDWEGYPLRKDYKNAEYYKGIKID, encoded by the coding sequence ATGGAAGAGATCAAAAATTTGCTTACTGCAAAGTTCGGCAGTGATATCATTACAGGCGAAGAGGCTGGTATGTTACAGCCTGCTTTGCTTATTGATCCGGCCAGAATAGCCGAGGTATGCCTCGAGCTTCGTGATAATGAAGCAACTTATTTTGATTTCCTGGCTTGCTTATCAGGGGTAGATTATGGCATCGATGCGGGGAAATTCGGCGTGGTGTATAACCTGTCATCAATCCCTTATAAAACCCAGCTTACCTTAAAAGTAATCAAAGAACATGGCCGTGATATTAATGATCTGCCATCATTCCCGAGCCTGAGCAGTGTTTACCGCACGGCAGAATGGCATGAACGTGAAGCTTTTGACTTAGTGGGCATTTATTTTGAAGGGCATCCCGATCTGCGCCGCATACTTTTACCGGATGATTGGGAAGGTTACCCTTTAAGAAAAGATTATAAAAACGCGGAGTACTATAAAGGGATAAAGATTGATTGA
- a CDS encoding YceI family protein, whose translation MATTKWVLDPMHSEVQFKIKHLVISTVTGSFNKFEGTAETEGDEFENANIEFTLDVDSIDTNQEQRDQHLKAADFFDAEQYPKITFKSTSFTKSGSDFKLTGDLTIKDVTKSVTLDVEHGGTATDFYGNHKAGFEVAGKINRKEFGLTWHGVTEAGSIVLGDDIKLDISVQFTKQA comes from the coding sequence ATGGCAACAACAAAATGGGTATTAGACCCAATGCACTCAGAGGTACAATTTAAAATTAAACACCTTGTAATTTCAACAGTAACAGGTTCATTCAATAAATTTGAAGGTACTGCTGAAACTGAAGGTGACGAGTTTGAAAATGCAAACATCGAATTTACATTAGACGTTGACAGTATTGACACTAATCAGGAACAACGCGATCAGCACCTGAAAGCAGCTGATTTCTTTGATGCTGAACAATATCCAAAAATTACTTTTAAATCTACATCGTTCACCAAATCAGGCAGCGATTTCAAATTAACCGGCGATCTTACAATTAAAGACGTTACTAAATCAGTAACCCTTGATGTAGAGCACGGTGGTACAGCTACCGACTTCTATGGCAACCACAAAGCAGGTTTTGAAGTAGCCGGTAAAATCAACCGTAAAGAATTTGGTTTAACCTGGCATGGTGTAACCGAAGCAGGTTCTATCGTTTTAGGCGATGATATTAAATTAGATATCAGCGTACAGTTTACAAAACAAGCTTAA
- a CDS encoding sigma-70 family RNA polymerase sigma factor, whose translation MRQLKITQSITNRESQSLDKYLHEIGKVDLITAEEEVILAQKIREGDQAALERLTKTNLRFVVSVAKQYQNQGLTLGDLINEGNLGLIKAAKRFDETKGFKFISYAVWWIRQSILQAIAEQSRIVRLPLNQVGSLSKISKAFSKLEQEYEREPSPEELADILETTVDKISDTLSNSGRHVSMDAPFVQGEENTLLDVLENQEPNTDSILINESLSEEIKRSLSTLTEREREIIVLFFGLGTNHPLSLEEIGEKFNLTRERVRQIKDKALQRLRHTSRSKILKSYLG comes from the coding sequence ATGAGACAACTCAAGATCACGCAATCCATTACCAACCGTGAGTCCCAGTCACTGGACAAATACTTGCACGAAATTGGTAAGGTTGACCTAATCACTGCCGAAGAAGAAGTAATTTTAGCGCAAAAAATTCGCGAAGGCGACCAGGCCGCGTTAGAACGCTTAACCAAAACCAACTTACGTTTCGTAGTTTCCGTAGCAAAACAGTACCAAAACCAGGGCCTTACACTTGGCGACCTGATCAATGAAGGTAATTTAGGCTTAATTAAAGCAGCTAAACGTTTCGATGAAACCAAGGGTTTTAAGTTTATCTCTTACGCAGTATGGTGGATCCGTCAGTCTATTTTGCAGGCTATTGCCGAACAATCACGTATTGTGCGCCTTCCGCTAAACCAGGTAGGTTCATTAAGCAAAATCAGCAAGGCATTCTCTAAATTAGAGCAGGAGTATGAGCGTGAGCCTTCACCAGAAGAGCTTGCCGATATCCTGGAAACCACTGTTGATAAAATTTCTGATACCCTGAGCAATTCAGGCCGCCATGTTTCAATGGATGCCCCGTTTGTACAAGGTGAAGAAAATACGTTGCTTGACGTACTGGAGAACCAGGAACCAAACACGGACTCTATCTTAATTAACGAGTCGTTGTCAGAAGAGATCAAACGTTCACTGTCAACACTGACAGAGCGCGAGCGCGAAATTATCGTTCTTTTCTTCGGCCTTGGCACCAACCATCCGCTTTCACTTGAAGAAATTGGCGAAAAATTCAATTTAACACGTGAGCGCGTACGTCAGATTAAAGACAAAGCACTGCAAAGACTAAGACACACTTCAAGGAGTAAAATCCTGAAATCATATTTGGGTTAA
- a CDS encoding L-threonylcarbamoyladenylate synthase: MLIRIYPENPNPKAIEQVVDVLRKGGVIIYPTDTVYGLGCDITNHRAIEKICRIRNIKPDKANFSFICYDLSHIADYTKPIDNTTFRVLKKSLPGPFTFIFNASHMVPKMLSSNKKTVGIRVPDNNVAREIVRVLGNPIVSTSIHDEDEIIEYSTDPELIYEKYRDLVDIVIDGGYGGNIASTVVDCTGGEFEIIRQGKGELEV, from the coding sequence ATGCTAATCAGAATATATCCCGAAAACCCTAACCCGAAGGCAATTGAACAAGTGGTTGATGTACTGCGCAAAGGTGGCGTGATCATCTACCCTACTGATACCGTTTATGGCTTGGGTTGTGATATCACCAACCATCGTGCTATTGAAAAAATTTGTCGGATACGTAATATCAAACCCGACAAGGCGAATTTTTCTTTCATTTGCTATGACCTAAGCCACATAGCCGACTATACCAAGCCAATTGATAATACTACCTTCAGGGTATTAAAAAAATCTTTGCCAGGGCCGTTTACTTTTATTTTTAACGCCAGCCATATGGTGCCAAAAATGTTAAGCTCTAATAAGAAAACGGTTGGTATACGTGTGCCGGATAATAACGTAGCACGGGAGATTGTACGTGTATTGGGCAATCCTATTGTTTCTACCTCTATTCATGATGAGGATGAGATCATTGAATATTCAACTGATCCGGAACTGATCTATGAAAAGTACCGCGACCTTGTCGATATCGTAATTGATGGTGGTTACGGCGGTAATATTGCATCAACAGTGGTCGATTGCACCGGCGGAGAATTCGAAATCATCCGCCAGGGCAAAGGTGAACTGGAAGTTTAA
- the pdxH gene encoding pyridoxamine 5'-phosphate oxidase, translating into MMDQKELQNLRQDYAAARLTEKEVSQDPIKQFEKWFNDAMKAGIHEPNAMTLATATNDGRPSARILLLKGFTQEGFIFYTNYLSRKGREMAKNPLASIVFFWGEMERQVRIEGTIEKVSKEESEAYFHSRPKLSQIGALASPQSQEIADRTVIESKMQQLEAQYADSEVPKPSHWGGYILKPQLVEFWQGRQSRLHDRIVYKKADKKTWKIVRLAP; encoded by the coding sequence ATGATGGATCAAAAGGAATTACAAAACCTGCGACAAGATTATGCCGCAGCCAGGCTTACAGAAAAGGAAGTTAGCCAAGACCCTATAAAGCAGTTTGAAAAATGGTTTAACGATGCAATGAAAGCGGGCATACACGAGCCTAATGCCATGACGTTGGCCACAGCTACTAACGACGGCAGGCCATCGGCACGTATTTTACTCTTAAAAGGCTTTACGCAGGAAGGTTTTATATTTTATACCAACTACCTGAGCCGTAAGGGAAGAGAAATGGCTAAAAATCCTTTAGCATCTATTGTTTTCTTTTGGGGCGAAATGGAGCGACAGGTACGGATTGAAGGCACTATTGAAAAAGTAAGCAAGGAGGAATCAGAAGCTTACTTTCATAGTCGTCCTAAATTGAGCCAGATAGGTGCATTAGCTTCGCCGCAAAGCCAGGAAATTGCCGACAGAACTGTTATTGAGAGCAAAATGCAGCAATTAGAGGCGCAATATGCAGATAGCGAAGTGCCTAAACCATCGCACTGGGGCGGATATATTTTAAAACCGCAATTGGTTGAGTTTTGGCAGGGTCGCCAAAGCCGCCTGCATGACCGTATTGTTTACAAAAAAGCCGACAAAAAAACCTGGAAGATTGTTAGGTTAGCTCCATGA
- a CDS encoding YqgE/AlgH family protein yields the protein MLSTIAPAAGRLLISEPFMMDPNFKRSVILLTEYSDLGAMGFVLNHQSEYMIGDLLPDISYSELPVYVGGPVANNTLHFVHRCPDKIPGGTELWDGMYWAGDFEVVKELINTYQLTDDEIKFFAGYSGWTQGQLDAELQEDTWIVANKFSPDIIFTHDEQNLWKEVVISLGQRYAHIANFPENPMLN from the coding sequence ATGCTAAGCACAATTGCACCAGCCGCGGGCAGGCTTTTAATATCTGAGCCCTTTATGATGGACCCCAATTTTAAGAGGTCAGTAATACTCCTGACTGAATATTCCGACTTAGGGGCAATGGGTTTTGTGCTTAATCATCAGAGTGAATATATGATTGGCGATTTGCTGCCGGATATTTCTTATTCTGAGTTGCCTGTATATGTTGGCGGCCCTGTTGCTAATAATACATTGCACTTTGTACACCGCTGTCCTGATAAAATACCAGGCGGAACCGAGCTTTGGGACGGTATGTATTGGGCCGGTGATTTTGAAGTAGTTAAAGAACTGATTAACACCTACCAGTTAACTGACGATGAGATTAAATTTTTTGCCGGTTATTCTGGCTGGACACAAGGCCAGCTTGATGCTGAGTTGCAGGAAGACACCTGGATTGTAGCGAATAAGTTTAGCCCGGATATTATATTTACGCATGATGAGCAGAACCTGTGGAAAGAGGTAGTGATTAGCCTCGGCCAACGCTATGCGCACATTGCTAACTTCCCGGAAAACCCGATGCTTAATTAA
- the lpdA gene encoding dihydrolipoyl dehydrogenase, producing MNYDVIVIGSGPGGYVAAIRASQLGFKTAVVERESLGGICLNWGCIPTKALLKSAQVFEYINHSADYGIKIEGQGVVDFESVIKRSRGVADGMSKGVQFLMKKNKIDVIYGTGKLKSKGVVEVKGNDGATSEYQAKHIILATGGRSRELPNLKQDGKKIIGYRQAMNLPQQPKSMVVVGSGAIGIEFAYFYNSIGTKVTVVEFLDNIVPLEDEDVSKQLARSLKKQGINIMTSSTVESVDTSGELCKVNVKTAKGVEVLEAEVVLSAIGISTNLEGLGLEELGVKTDKGKVLVDDYYKTNVDGIYAIGDIVKGQALAHVASAEAITCIEKIAGLHVEPINYNNIPGCTYCSPEVASVGYTEKAAREAGYEIKVGKFPFSASGKASAAGAKDGFVKVIFDAKYGEFLGAHMVGFNVTEMIAEVVAARKLETTGHDIIKTVHPHPTMSEALMEAAADAYGECIHL from the coding sequence ATGAACTACGATGTAATTGTTATAGGGTCTGGTCCGGGTGGCTATGTTGCTGCAATCCGTGCTTCCCAATTAGGTTTTAAAACCGCAGTAGTTGAAAGAGAATCATTGGGCGGTATCTGCCTTAACTGGGGCTGTATCCCTACTAAAGCTTTATTAAAGAGCGCACAGGTATTTGAATATATTAATCATTCGGCTGATTATGGCATTAAAATAGAAGGCCAGGGTGTTGTTGATTTCGAATCTGTAATTAAACGCAGTCGCGGTGTTGCCGATGGCATGAGCAAGGGCGTTCAGTTCCTGATGAAGAAAAACAAGATCGATGTGATCTATGGTACAGGTAAATTAAAAAGCAAAGGCGTTGTTGAAGTAAAAGGCAACGATGGCGCTACATCTGAGTACCAGGCTAAACATATTATATTGGCTACTGGCGGCCGTAGCCGCGAACTGCCAAATCTTAAACAGGATGGCAAAAAGATCATCGGTTACCGCCAGGCCATGAACCTTCCGCAGCAACCAAAATCAATGGTAGTAGTTGGTTCAGGTGCAATCGGTATCGAGTTTGCTTATTTCTATAATTCAATTGGCACTAAAGTAACAGTTGTTGAGTTTTTAGATAACATTGTTCCGCTTGAAGACGAGGATGTTTCTAAACAACTGGCACGCAGCCTTAAAAAGCAAGGCATCAATATCATGACCAGCTCAACTGTTGAGTCTGTTGATACCAGCGGCGAGCTTTGCAAAGTGAACGTTAAAACTGCAAAAGGCGTGGAAGTATTAGAAGCCGAAGTAGTATTATCTGCTATCGGTATCAGCACCAACCTTGAGGGCTTAGGCCTTGAAGAACTTGGCGTTAAGACTGACAAAGGTAAAGTATTGGTTGACGATTATTACAAAACCAACGTTGACGGCATCTATGCCATCGGTGATATTGTAAAGGGCCAGGCGCTGGCACACGTTGCATCTGCCGAGGCTATTACCTGTATTGAAAAAATTGCAGGCCTGCATGTTGAACCGATCAATTATAACAACATTCCTGGTTGTACTTACTGCTCGCCAGAAGTTGCTTCTGTAGGTTACACCGAAAAAGCTGCCCGCGAAGCAGGTTACGAAATTAAAGTAGGTAAATTCCCATTCTCTGCATCTGGTAAAGCCAGCGCAGCAGGTGCGAAAGACGGCTTTGTTAAAGTAATTTTTGATGCCAAATACGGTGAGTTTTTAGGTGCACACATGGTGGGTTTCAACGTGACCGAGATGATTGCTGAAGTTGTTGCCGCACGTAAACTTGAAACTACCGGCCACGATATTATTAAAACCGTTCACCCTCACCCTACCATGAGCGAGGCATTAATGGAAGCCGCAGCTGATGCTTACGGCGAATGCATACACTTATAA
- the nfi gene encoding deoxyribonuclease V (cleaves DNA at apurinic or apyrimidinic sites): protein MINNISPSDYQSLTPAQAIAYQNQLRQQINIEPLDKEIKIIGGADISFNKYTDVVYAGIILLKYPEMTFITSASVKTTTTFPYISGLLAFREVPALLEVWNKLEVKPDLMVLDGQGIAHERRLGIATHFGLLTDIPSIGSAKSRLSGKYAEPANAVFAQSLMYDRDQVVGVALRTKKNCNPIFISPGHRVSMGQSVDIIKNCIKGYRIPEPTRQAHLLVNKVRVDDGSNDSQLSMF, encoded by the coding sequence ATGATCAATAATATTTCGCCTTCTGATTATCAAAGCCTCACTCCTGCCCAGGCCATTGCTTACCAAAACCAATTGAGGCAGCAAATAAATATTGAGCCGCTTGATAAAGAAATTAAAATCATCGGTGGTGCTGATATCTCTTTTAACAAATACACAGATGTAGTTTATGCAGGAATCATACTACTGAAGTATCCGGAAATGACCTTTATCACAAGTGCATCTGTAAAAACGACTACAACGTTTCCTTATATCTCTGGCTTATTGGCTTTCAGAGAAGTGCCAGCACTGCTTGAAGTATGGAACAAGCTTGAAGTAAAACCAGACTTAATGGTGCTTGACGGGCAAGGTATTGCGCATGAACGCCGTTTAGGTATCGCCACACACTTCGGCTTACTGACAGACATTCCGTCAATAGGCAGCGCCAAAAGCAGGTTAAGCGGCAAATATGCAGAACCGGCAAACGCGGTATTTGCTCAAAGCCTGATGTACGATCGCGATCAGGTTGTCGGTGTAGCGCTTCGCACTAAAAAGAACTGTAACCCTATTTTTATATCACCCGGCCATCGGGTAAGCATGGGGCAAAGCGTTGATATTATAAAGAACTGCATTAAAGGTTACCGAATACCGGAGCCTACCCGCCAGGCACATTTGCTGGTTAATAAAGTGCGTGTTGATGACGGCAGTAATGATAGCCAGCTTTCCATGTTTTAA
- a CDS encoding MBL fold metallo-hydrolase translates to MKLYTIDTGLFKLDGGAMFGVVPKSIWQKTNPADENNMCTWAMRCLLIEDGNRLILIDTGIGNKQSDKFFSHYYLHGDTTLNKSLSKHGFSADDITDVFLTHLHFDHVGGAVIRDGEKLVPAFKNAKYWSNAKHWDWAVNPNEREKASFLSENILPIQENGQLNFIDVTEQTSFMDNFDVRFASGHTESMMLPLISYKGHKILYMADLLPSVGHLPIPYVMAYDMFPLTTMTERKLFFKEAADNDYILYLEHDPVNECCTVQHTEKGIRIKEILHINEL, encoded by the coding sequence ATGAAGCTATATACCATTGATACAGGCTTGTTTAAGTTAGATGGTGGCGCTATGTTTGGCGTGGTGCCAAAATCTATCTGGCAGAAAACTAACCCGGCAGATGAAAACAACATGTGCACCTGGGCCATGCGCTGCTTGCTGATTGAGGACGGCAACCGCCTTATTCTGATAGATACTGGAATAGGCAATAAACAAAGCGATAAATTTTTCAGTCATTATTATCTGCATGGCGATACTACCCTGAATAAATCTCTGTCTAAACATGGTTTCAGTGCTGATGACATTACGGATGTTTTTTTAACGCACTTACATTTCGACCATGTAGGTGGTGCCGTAATTCGTGATGGAGAAAAGCTTGTACCGGCGTTTAAAAATGCAAAATACTGGAGCAACGCCAAACATTGGGATTGGGCGGTAAATCCTAACGAGCGGGAGAAAGCTTCGTTTCTATCAGAAAATATTTTGCCTATACAGGAAAACGGACAGCTTAATTTTATTGATGTAACGGAGCAAACCAGTTTCATGGATAATTTTGATGTGCGTTTTGCTTCGGGCCATACCGAATCAATGATGCTGCCGCTGATTAGTTATAAAGGGCATAAAATACTTTATATGGCCGATCTGCTGCCTTCTGTTGGGCATTTACCTATTCCTTATGTAATGGCTTATGACATGTTTCCGTTAACCACCATGACAGAGCGTAAACTTTTCTTTAAAGAGGCTGCAGATAACGACTATATACTTTATTTAGAACATGATCCGGTGAATGAATGCTGCACCGTTCAACATACAGAAAAAGGCATCAGAATAAAGGAAATACTACATATTAACGAGCTTTAG
- a CDS encoding TonB-dependent receptor → MRKQILLSVLFLFAAVVSFAQVTTGSFTGTIKDSKGLPLPGATIVATHVPTGTNYSTTSRGNGDFTIPNVRAGGPYTVKISFIGFATRTFTDLNASLGTPTKLDITLLDEGKTLAEVNVTAAKKGSVISAERKGPSTNVSAREIQSLPTITRSVQDFARLTPQAVSVNSSSDGSPLGIQFGGQSNKFNQFTVDGAMSNDVFGLANSGTNGGQAGANPIPIESIQELQIVLAPYDVTQGGFTGGGINAVTKSGTNEVHGSAYGYLQNQNFVGKSPSTDLKYQNFKNNTYGFTLGAPIVKNKLFFFGNYERIDNSTPLANDPAQAGSGSKFDPAVLQQLRDFVQKTYNFDIGDSYGNINKNQGSHYAFGRLDWNINDRNKLTVRHSYSDGENFSISRSPTTIFFTSNGYTFKTKNNSAVAELNSSFSSGASNVLRLTYTATRDRRSTADFPQVYIQESGLNYNFGGDGSSVRNSLAQDSWTLTDNFTIYKNKHTITFGTDNLLYKSNNVFLQYYYGYYNKYTSIAQFENNQQPPANYSAYYSNAGGNDNANQILKAAQLAVYGQDVWSISDKFKLTYGLRIDMPVFLNSPAENVAFNATAIAQQYGVQTNKAPKSTPLFAPRVGFNYDVNGDGTTQLRGGAGIFTGRVPFVWISNQYGGTGVTITKFTAGNSTNPSISNIKFHYDPNDPHLGAQLGASNAPSEIDLTDKNFKFTQTVRANFAIDQKLPFWGLIGTLEGIYTKKINDINYQNLNLTTNVTNVTLGNTTRPFYNFTRANNSYTDVIYMTNTSKGYAYNLTAQIQKPFSKGWSGSIAYTYGHSTSLNDGTSSTAISNWRFAYNVNGLNSLDVSRSNYDPGSRVVGYVSKRFSYLNNRMSTTVGLVYIGQSGQTLSYLYNQNINGDDASSKGSSADLVYLPTTLAQAQFAPLKSGTTTISPQQQFDDYMAYVNSNPYLKKHLGQNTQRNGDRLPWENHFDLKVQQDFRVYKTHTLSVTFDAMNVGNLLNKDWGHSYYASNQSVSLFQVVTQGANPTFNFDKTKLNTVEGKQQAYIYNDYLSRWRGQLSVRYSF, encoded by the coding sequence ATGAGAAAACAGATACTTCTCTCTGTATTATTTTTATTTGCTGCGGTAGTTTCCTTTGCACAGGTTACTACAGGTAGTTTTACAGGCACCATTAAAGATTCAAAAGGTTTGCCGCTACCAGGCGCAACCATTGTTGCTACACATGTGCCAACCGGTACTAATTATAGTACTACATCTCGTGGTAATGGTGATTTCACTATTCCAAACGTAAGAGCAGGTGGCCCTTACACCGTAAAGATCAGCTTTATTGGTTTTGCCACCCGTACTTTTACAGACCTTAACGCAAGTTTAGGTACACCAACCAAATTGGACATTACTTTATTAGACGAAGGTAAAACCCTTGCAGAAGTAAATGTTACAGCAGCTAAAAAAGGCAGCGTTATCAGCGCTGAAAGAAAAGGCCCTTCAACTAACGTTTCTGCACGTGAAATTCAAAGCCTTCCTACCATTACCAGGAGCGTACAGGATTTTGCACGTTTAACGCCACAGGCTGTTTCTGTAAATAGCAGTTCTGATGGTAGCCCGCTTGGTATCCAGTTTGGTGGCCAAAGCAATAAATTTAACCAATTTACGGTTGACGGTGCCATGAGTAATGACGTTTTTGGTTTGGCTAACAGCGGTACCAATGGTGGCCAGGCTGGTGCAAACCCTATTCCAATCGAATCTATCCAGGAGTTACAGATTGTGCTTGCACCTTATGATGTTACCCAAGGCGGTTTTACCGGTGGTGGTATCAACGCAGTAACTAAAAGCGGTACCAACGAAGTTCATGGTTCAGCTTATGGTTATTTGCAAAATCAAAATTTTGTAGGCAAAAGCCCAAGTACCGATTTAAAGTATCAGAATTTTAAGAATAACACTTATGGCTTTACTTTGGGTGCGCCAATTGTTAAAAATAAATTGTTCTTCTTCGGTAACTACGAGCGTATAGACAACTCTACGCCGTTAGCCAATGATCCTGCTCAGGCTGGTTCCGGATCTAAATTTGATCCTGCTGTATTACAACAGTTACGTGACTTTGTACAAAAGACTTATAATTTCGATATCGGTGACAGCTACGGTAACATTAACAAAAACCAAGGGTCACACTATGCTTTCGGTCGTTTAGACTGGAATATCAATGATAGAAATAAGTTAACTGTACGCCATAGCTATTCAGATGGTGAAAACTTCTCGATCAGCCGTAGCCCTACAACCATATTTTTTACCAGCAACGGTTATACATTTAAAACCAAAAATAATTCGGCAGTTGCAGAGTTGAACTCAAGCTTTAGCAGCGGCGCATCAAACGTATTGCGTTTAACTTATACAGCTACCCGTGACAGGCGTTCTACTGCCGATTTTCCTCAGGTGTATATTCAGGAAAGTGGTTTAAATTATAATTTTGGTGGTGATGGTTCATCAGTAAGAAACAGCCTTGCACAAGACAGCTGGACATTGACTGATAACTTTACCATTTACAAAAACAAACACACCATTACTTTTGGTACTGATAACTTATTGTACAAATCAAACAACGTATTCCTGCAATACTATTATGGTTACTACAATAAATACACTTCCATAGCTCAATTTGAGAATAATCAGCAACCTCCTGCTAACTACAGTGCTTATTACTCAAATGCTGGTGGTAATGATAATGCCAATCAAATTTTAAAAGCAGCTCAATTAGCGGTTTATGGCCAGGATGTTTGGAGCATAAGCGACAAATTTAAATTGACTTACGGTTTACGTATTGATATGCCGGTGTTTTTAAATAGCCCTGCTGAAAACGTTGCATTTAATGCCACTGCTATTGCACAACAATACGGTGTACAAACCAACAAGGCGCCAAAATCTACGCCGCTGTTTGCACCAAGAGTCGGCTTTAACTATGATGTTAACGGCGATGGTACTACCCAATTACGTGGTGGTGCAGGTATATTTACCGGCCGTGTACCTTTTGTATGGATCTCTAACCAATATGGTGGTACAGGTGTAACAATTACCAAATTCACAGCTGGTAATAGTACTAACCCATCTATTTCCAACATCAAGTTTCACTACGATCCCAATGATCCGCATTTAGGTGCTCAATTAGGCGCAAGTAATGCTCCAAGTGAAATTGACTTAACAGATAAAAACTTTAAGTTTACGCAAACTGTACGTGCTAACTTTGCAATCGATCAGAAATTGCCTTTCTGGGGATTGATCGGAACTTTAGAGGGTATTTACACTAAAAAGATCAACGATATCAATTATCAGAATCTTAACTTAACTACTAACGTAACTAATGTTACTTTAGGTAACACAACCCGTCCGTTCTATAACTTCACCCGTGCAAATAACAGTTATACTGATGTTATTTACATGACTAATACCAGCAAAGGTTACGCATATAACTTAACTGCACAGATTCAGAAACCATTTTCTAAAGGTTGGTCAGGAAGTATCGCTTATACCTATGGTCATTCAACCTCACTTAATGATGGTACAAGCTCAACCGCTATTTCTAACTGGCGTTTTGCTTACAATGTTAACGGTTTAAATAGCCTGGACGTAAGCCGTTCCAACTATGATCCGGGATCACGTGTGGTAGGTTATGTTTCTAAACGTTTCTCATACCTGAATAACAGAATGTCAACAACTGTTGGTTTAGTTTACATCGGTCAGTCTGGTCAAACTTTGTCTTACCTGTATAACCAAAACATCAATGGTGATGACGCTTCAAGCAAAGGTTCTTCAGCTGACTTAGTTTATCTGCCAACTACCTTGGCTCAGGCTCAGTTTGCACCATTAAAATCTGGTACTACTACCATAAGCCCACAACAACAGTTTGATGATTATATGGCTTATGTTAACAGTAACCCATATTTGAAAAAACACCTTGGCCAAAATACTCAGCGTAATGGCGACAGGTTGCCTTGGGAAAATCACTTTGACTTAAAAGTACAACAAGACTTCAGAGTTTACAAAACTCATACTTTGTCTGTAACATTTGATGCCATGAACGTTGGTAACTTATTAAATAAAGATTGGGGACATTCATATTATGCAAGCAACCAGTCTGTATCATTATTTCAAGTAGTTACACAAGGTGCTAATCCTACTTTCAACTTCGACAAAACAAAACTTAACACAGTTGAAGGCAAACAACAAGCTTACATTTACAACGACTATTTATCTCGTTGGAGAGGTCAGTTAAGTGTTCGTTACTCATTCTAA